The following DNA comes from Dermacentor andersoni chromosome 2, qqDerAnde1_hic_scaffold, whole genome shotgun sequence.
ACATTTCTTCAGAAGCAGGAAACAGAAAAAACTTAATCTCAGAAAAAAGATAAGCTCTACAAAAAAGTCAAGACGCAACCCTTTAATAGCGTCTTGGCACTTCGCTGGAAATTTTATTGCAACTTTCTTAACTCTTTACTAAAACAATCCAAGAAACGCTGTTATGACAAAGAATTCATAACAAATAAGGTTAACCCTAAATGTCAGTGGAAACTCTTCAATGATTTTTTAAAACTGCCTGCTCTGAGCTCGTCTATAACGATAATAACTTACAATGACGTCACTTCTCGTCACTCAGCTGATATTGAAAATTCGTTTTCTGAGTATTTCTGTTTGCCTCTCTCACTCAGTCTTTGTCATAATAGCGTCTCTTGACGTGTTTTATTAGAAAGTTAAAAAGGTTGCGACAACATTTATAGCGAAGTGCCAAGGCGCTATTAAAAGGTTACCTCTTCACTTTTTGTAGATGTTATCCTTTTTCTGAAACTGGTTAAAAGAGCAGATGACATCCGAGAGTTCGTAGGATTTTGGTATTTCTTGTCGCATGCAACGATAACAGTGCTAGAAAAAACAGCCTCCGAAAATAAAGGGCAGAAGCATCAACCGCCTGTTTTGAATTAGTTAGTGATGTTATTTTACGCCAGTCACAATGAGTAAACACATTGATAAAATTTTCTTGATCAAAGTGCGTTATAATTATAGTTGTGTCAATGCTAGCCACAGGGCTATCAAACGGGACAAATATGGGAAAATGATTTATAATATCTACATTAATTACTCCAGACAGACGCCTGACGATTGAAGTTAGAAGAGGCACGATCCAGAAGAGTGTGAGCACCACGTGTGTTACATCTAGTATAGGACTGAATGAGCCACCCAAATCCCTGCCCGGAAAGGTCATCAGTATATGCAGCAATGCTATCCGTATTAGACTCTAATAAGTTTTATGTTGATATCGCCTCTTAACAAAATGTTTTTTCTCTAGAGATGAACTGTTAAGGACGGCCTCAAGGGCTGATAAGAATTCGGCAAATGACGAAGGAGAGTGATACATACATACAAGAATTAGATTCTTTCGATTACACGTGAAGCGAGGCTATTCGATTTCTACGCAAGTTGATTCGCAATAGGGAAGGTCAGTGGAAAGATCTAGTAGTACGAGTGTACTCTATGTCAGCAGAAATGAAAATCGCTGAGCATATCATATACGCGTGGTTGTAGTACTCAGGTTTGTATGACAGAAAATTGCGTAGATGAGTGTCGCCATCAGTTTTGTGCACCACCATCAAGTTTCAAATACAcaaatgaaggaaaaaagaatGCTTCGTTAAGCCAATGAAATCACTAATGCTATCAATATTCCTCCGCCGGCTACGGGCACTAAAATGTACTAGAGAACGGTGCTTGACAGAAAGCGAAAATATGAGCTCGACAGCAGAAAAAGAGATGAGGTGGCAGATGCGCAGAAAAATAAACAACCGGGAAAGAAAAGGCCGCTGGATCAGTGACACGGGAATTAGCTGAAAACCCTGAGGTTATAGGAAACACTAAACATAAAGGGGCACTAAACAGAAACGCTGAATAAACCTATATTGATAAAgtttacttttttgttgttgatttcGCGAAAATCAACGAATCGTTATTAGAAGAAAAAGTGGTGCTGAAAATTCGATTTCTCGAATATCGCGTCAGAACTTTAGGGCCCTTAGGTCCCTGAGACGCCGCGGAATTCGAAgtaccatttcttctttttttttttttttgcatttgggctGCTGTGGCGCAGCAAATGTTTCTGAGACTTCCTCAGTGCAGTCATTGGCTCTCTTATAATACAATGTAGTCTATTATTACCGTAAAAAATTTAACTTATGTGCGAGTAGACGCAGTCAAAACTGAAAACATCATAGCGAGCTGGCCCGGAACGTTCAAGATAGCGTCGCCACCCATCTTTAGTCTACCGACTGACCTCTCGCGGTAAGAGTGAAACTTTTAGCATTGTAGAGCGGCAAATAAATGCGACAGCTAAAATAATTGCTCTCGTTCGTGTCTTTTTAACTACAGCACGAACCTATGTTATAGACGgataacaaaataaaaacaactcTTGTGGTATGGCCTTCTGGGCTCAGTCTCTTACTGTCACGTCAATGTTAAAGCGAATCTGTCCTTCATGTTAGGGTTACGGTGCAAACTATCACGATGTAAGATATAAAAAGCATCCAGCTAGCGGTTCCATATAAAACGTTAAATCAACTGTCACAACTGATATCCCTTGATTAGCCTTACTTCTCTAGCAAATGAAATTCGAGGCTGATATCTttagacaacaaaaaaaaagggcttTTCGAAGTCTCTCTAGCAGCTTCCTCTCATAGAATCTTGACGAGCATATACTTGTGCGTATCAATTAATCGTGATAAGAATTATTCACCGCGTGCCATTGCAGATGACGACTTCATAAGAAATGGTGGCAGCCCCGTAGTGTGCTACTACCATGGCTGGGCAGCAGACCGCTTCAGCCCCATGAACTACCGCATTCGGGACATTCCTGGAGATCTGTGCACACACGTAAACCTCAACTACGCCGGCGTGGACAAGGACACGCTAGGAGTCAAGGACCTTATACCGGCATACCAGAATAATTCACGTGAGCAATgcgcccttttagacatcgttcCGCATTCCCACGTTGATATCGTTCCATCTTGTGATCTCTTAAAACAAAATTCTCTTCATTCGGTGTTTCCTGATTTGCAAACATGAAGAGCATCAGTTTCGGTGCCATTGTTACAGCACATAGAAAGCATAGCAAGCATTTAGTAGGAATAGTAAAATGTTTCATGTTCCCAGTTGTGGCTACAGCACTCTGTCCTGtcccttcttgttttttttttttcttgtaatttgTGTGGGCTGTAACACGGACTGCCACGAAGAATGCATCATCAATTAGCCCGCCAGCAAACGTTTAAGATTTTGGCGAACACGGTCGTTCCTTTTTCTTACGTCTGAGAGTAACGCATGCCAGTGAAAGAACAAACTCAGGTCGTCTCACAGACGCAGTAACCAAATACATTAGCTATGGAGGGCCTCATGAAAACTAGCCCAAGCCTAAACTAGCGCAAACATTCTCTAAGCAGGCGAAGCTAATCGAATATAATAGCTGTCGTTATAGGGTTACATTAGTATTCGCACTCCAGCGCTCTCTGCATCAGCACAGCAAAATACAGGTCCACGAGAGTGTAATGATTTCATTCCAATTCTTTTCATTCTGgcactcgatcggtggtttcaaCTATGCGCTTTGTCTTCGTTATCACCCGGATCGGCCGGTAGGGATTGGCAGATGacaataaattaataaatttgaGCAAAATATATCGCTACCGAGGCAACACTGCCGCAATTATTGATAttaagaaggaaagaaaactcGTTCACACGCAGTCTCACGTGTAAGAGAATTGCACTATGGGTGGCAATCGACGCAACAGACGCAAACATGGTCGCGTACTATTATAGCCGTTATAAAAGGGTTGTTTTCCAAGCATGGCATCAATCGCCGTCAACTCCTTTCTTCTTTCTGCGTAGgcggtaaaaggaaaaaaaagcgggGTGGTTGCTCCGGAGCTGTTCAACCACTCGGACTGTCTGCTTCCTTGTTCCTCATATTGAAGCTCATTACGCGTTTCGTAACGTTTTCTGAATTGCAGATTACAAAGACTTCACGGCCATCAAGAAGAAGTTCCTCTTCGTGAAAACACTGATCTCCCTTGGAGGCTGGGACCACGGAAGCGAATCGTTCTCCTACGTGGCCGCAGACCGCAGCAGGCGGTGTAACTTTACGAGAAACTTGCTGAAGTTTCTCAAAGATAACGACTTCGACGGAGTGGACATCGACTGGAGGTTCCCAGCCAGCCCAGACAGGAACGGAAAGCCGGAGGACAAACAGAACTATGTCTTGTTCCTGAAGGTTAGCCACCTTCGGCTACTGCTTTGAAATTATTTAGGGAAATCGGAAGCCATGTTAGCGAGAACAAGAAAGTTTTCACTCGCAATGCATTCGTGTTGTCAGCACTTCACCTTCGCCATTTCCAAGGTTGCTGTTAACATTAATTAGATGGCGCTCGTGCATACGCACCTTTCTGGCATATAAAAGCTGTCAAGCCTCCCACTCCATATGTTCAGAGAATCTGCGACGCACTTCTTTCACAACACCTTTAGCGAAAAAAAGGGACGGCATGAATTATTGCAGCATATACTAGCACGTATAGTTAATTGTTCATCGCTAAACAACTAGTTCAGTGCAACCAAAAGAAGCCACAGAATCAACTTAACAaaggtttgtttctttttttaagaacgcTTGGCCTTCACTTTTTATACCTAGTTAAAATCGACCTTTCCACGCTAAATGTAGGAAATAAACTTTTGAAATAATATTCTACTATAGTCTAAGCTCATTTGGGTGTTGCTTTTTATTGCCTCTTTAAGCCTATCAGAACGCGCTCTAGATTGTTCTTTTATTTAGTATtcagtattttctttttgatacttCTGTTCTTCAGTTACGTCAGAATGCGCAATCATTGTGAGTTACTTTTCTCTTTTCCCCTCAGAGTCTCTGCAGACTGCGAAGAAAGGGTTTAATAGTGACCGCTACGGTTCCAATCACTCCTTTTTATCTCGATAATGGATACGACGTGAGACAACTCTCAAAGTAAGCAGTGCAGCGTCAGCATTGTGTCCCTATAGAGAACGAACAACCTTTATGTTTTCGCATCTTTCCGTACAGGTACGTAGACTGGCTCAATGTGATCGGTTTCGATTTGAGGGGACGCTGGACTGGAATCGCTGATGTTCACAGCCCCCTGTACGCCCGATCCTTCGAAACGGGTGACACACGGAACCTGAACGTGGTACGTTCTTTGCTTTTGCTGATACACCCTCGAACTTTAGGTTGTTGCAAAGATGGAAAGTTTGATCACTCGATGATTTTAAGGCGATGTAACAAATTCAAAACCCCAAACAGGAAACAATCAACGTTACAATGACACATGAGCTCGCTGTGGCCATTCCTCTTGTGTGCAGTTTGCCTTCGCTCTGTTTTTTAAGTGTGCGACTCCTTCATGCTCGGTTTCCTTCGCTGTATTTAGTGACTACATACCGTCATTTCTTTTGATATAGTACCTCCGGGATGAATGCTGTGTCTTCATCATCATACACTTAGTTAGGGTTTCTTTCATGCCGGGGGTACTCGAAGTAccgaagtactgcgccaataatTTGAACAACGTAAAACAGTTCAATGCACACCACGTCAGGAAATACATGCTGTTTGATTTTAGAACTAAAAGCAGAATTCGCGATAGACATGAATGTAACACGAGTCAACAAAAGTGAATCCTCAAGGGATTCActtttgatgaaaaaaaaaatatttctccgGATTCAGGCATGATGGAACCTGGGGTTGCCACCAGACTaagaatctttctttttcttgattacagGGAATTAAAACCAAAGCACGTACATTAGTTGCCTCATTAGTCAATATTCAAGCACATTTAAATGTATATCAAAGAAGTGAGACCATTCAAGAACATTGTTCGGGCATATCGCTCAGCTAGCTGACCTATTCATGAGGCTATCCGTAAGCAGCGTGAAGGTAAATTAAAAATAGGAAGTATAGGACTATTGATTAAAAAAGTTActcaaacgaaaacacgtatGATGGAGAGAAGCTTTCAAATAGGAAAAAGAACCTGACATCATCTTGCTCAATAGAATGTGAATTTCCATTTCACCGTTACACACaaaccttgcgggcttccgccgAATTCGTCCGGTTAAGTAATTTGAGGACGTTATAGGAGCACGTAAATTACTAAAATGTCGAAAACCTCAAGTCATACATATCTGAAAGGCGACAATGGGCGTTGTGATACCTTCGGTGTTTCTTTATTCTGTTTTTTTACCTCCATACAGGCGCAAGGGCTGAAGCGTCTTGTGGAGCTCGGAGCACCCAAGAAAAAGCTCGTCCTGGGCATCCCGTTCTTTGGTCGCAGCTATGTGCTCGCGGACAAAGAGAAGCACAAGGTCGGGGATCCCATTAAGGATATACCGGCGGCGCCAGGACCTTTCATCGGTAGCACCGAGATCCTGGCCTACTACGAGGTGACTGCGCCAATCTATTTGAACACTTCCGTGCTCGATGTATAAGGCAGTAAGTGACCAGAAAGAAACGGCAATGGACGGATTAGCATGGCAGAGTAGTTTATCCGTAAGCTAAGCATACGTACTAATGACTAACTTAGATATGATTCTGTGGCGTATACTGTTACACTGTTCTGTATACACACTGCGCGCCGAGCATAGTTCCGTATGCACGGACGCGATGAACACGGTTTCATTGGCCAACACAAATGCTCAACACTCTAATATGAGCCGAGTAATGTGTTTAAATACGCGAAACCATTTAGATTACAGACCATTTTCACAGACAAAGATTCTTGGACCCTATGCATCGGAGGGTTACAAAGCGCCGCGAGCATTACTGTAGTTCTTGAAATCTACTGGTCTTAGTGACTGACTGTAGGCGGCATGGACAGCCGAACGTGGTTGAGCTGCTAGTGCCTGccccttcttctttccttcttttcattGCTGAACGCCCTTCGCCTTGCGTCGGGCCCAAACCGGACGCATGTTTTGTTGACGCCCTTACCTTGACTCCTCTTCCTGTTTACCACCTTTCTGAGATTTTCTTGTGTTGTCCTCATCGGCTTCCAGACCGTATGTTAATGCTAAGCATTTTTGACGAGTTCATCCCAATTTTCTGAAAGAGGTAGCGGTCCTGCTTCGCAAAATACGAAAATGCTTGACAACTGCGGCTGATGTCAACTTTCCTGGTATATACGCGCTGGCAGCTTAATTTGTGAATACAGGACCCGTACGCGCTAATCGCGTATGTCGGTGGGCTGAAATAAGAGTATTCTGAAATAAGGGCGCACTCGGCTGAAATAAGAGCATACTCGGCAGGGGGGCACACGGAAGAAGGCACCAACGTGTCCGTGAGCAACGTAGGATTTTGTCCGAATGTGAGAAAGAAAGGCGAATAACCAGCGGTCTCATGACTTGACGTGTTATACGCGAATGTTACAAAAATCAATGCAGTGTCCCAATCTTGGTGGTCGGTGGACACAGATTGCCGGCATGTCGGTAATTGTTCGGGTCAGTAGTACCGTCAAGCCATTCGTCGGTGGATGGTTGGACGTGGGAAGTTCGTGTTGCATCGAGCAAGGCCGTAGAATGTCCTCAATCACCTCCGAAAAGAACTGTCTGCCCCGGTTTGTTAGGAGTTGCCGAGGTGTCccatgctggagaatgacgttATGGAGCAAGAAGTTCACAACATCGGCCGCGCAGCTGGTGCGAAAAGCACGGGTGATCGCGAATCGCATCGCATAGTCCTCAATGAAGGCGACCCATCTGTTTCCTGGGACAGACAGAGGAAACGGGCCAAGTTGAGGCTGACGCGATGAAACGGCTCATATGGAACGTTCAGAGGCTGAAGATTTGCCAGTAAGCGGGAGTAGCGGCTTTTTCAGGGGATGACAGAGGTCACAAGAGGCCAAGTAACGACGCACTGAGCGGGACATGCCTAGCCAGTAGAAATGACGACGTGCGCGATCGTATGTGCGTGAAATGCTGAGGTGCGCCGCTGTTGGCGCATCATGAAGCTAGGCCAGAACAGTAGAGCGGAGGTGTGCCGGAATCAGAACTAAGAAGTCAGGACCACCAGAAAGCAAACTGCAACGATGTAAAATACCATCGTGCAGCACAAAGAGGAGGAGCGAGGCACCAGTAGCCTGGGAATTGAGAGGCTTTATAATCTTGCGTAGGACACCGGGTCACGGCGTTGTTCAGCAGCAATTATGAAGAGTTCTGAGATTGTGAGCACACAAGGCCTGTAGCCTTTTGGTGCAGGTTCCGGTTGGTCGACGGGGTACtatgataggcagtcggcgtccctATGCGGTCGGCAGTCCCTATGCAAACGGCCAGACTTGTACGTGACTGCATATGATTATTCTTGAAGCCGTAACGCCCAGCGTCCAAGGCAGCCCATGGGATCTTTGAGCGAAGATAGCCAGCAGAGAgtgtgatggtcagtgactacggtaAAAGGTCTGCCACacagataagggcgaaattttgcaaTGGCCGAAAGAAAAGCGAGGCACTCTCTCTGTAATTGAAGAATTCCGCCTAGCGTCTGAAAGGAGGCAGCTGGCTTACGCAATAGCACAGTCCTGACCACATTTACATTGAGCCAGAACAGCAGCGATGCCATGGCCACTGGCGTACGTACGGACTTCCGTGGGAGCAGAATCGTCAAAGTGAGCCAACACAGGTGGCGTAGTGAGCTGTGCGATGAGCTGCGAAAAGGCAGACGTTTGGGCAGCACCCTAAGTAAAAGGAACGTTTTTCTTGATCAGGCATGTGAGAGGCCCTGCTATCTCTGCAAAGTATTTCACAAAGCGACAAAAGTAAGAACAAAGGCCAAGAAACTACCGGACATCTAGCGAAGAACGCGGCGTTGGAAAGTTGATAACAGCGCGTACTTTGGCAGAGCCCGGTCGGATACCGGCCTCATCAATAATGTGGCCAAGTACAGTGATCTCTCAGTGGTCGAAACAGCATTTGGAGGAGTTAAGTTGAGCTGGGCATCGCGAAATAGCTGCAAAATAGCCGATAGCCATTGTAGATGACTCGGAAATGCAGGCGAAAAGACGGCgagacgtcgtcaaggtaacataaGCAAGTAGCCCATCTTAACCCGCGAAGGAgggagtccatcattctttcaaatgttgctGAGGCATTACACAACCCGAAGGCATGACTTTAAACTGGTACAGCTCGTCGGGTGTAATGAAGGTGGTCTTTCCGCGATCCTGCTCGTCAACGGCATTTTGCCAATAGCCGGACTGAAGATCTATGGAAGTAAAGTACCTTGCGCCATGGAGAACTTCGAGTGCGTCGTCTATTTGCGGCaaagggtagacgtccttttttcgTAATCTTTTTCAGGTGTCGATTGTCAATACAGAACAGCCATCTAGGTGTTCCCTTTTTTTCTTACAAGCACCACAAGGGGCGCCCAGACTCACAGATGGTTCAATAATGTCCTTAGCCATCATTTCCTCAGCTTCTGTTTAAATGACACAGTATTGGATGCAGGCACTCCGCAAGGGCGCCTATGGATGGGTCTAGCATTTCCAGTATCGATGCGATCGGTTACCAGTGATGTTTGTACAAAATGGGGCACACAAAAATTAATAAGCTAACATGCGCGAAGATCTTTAGACTGAGAAGCAGAGAGGTCAGGGGCAATCATACTGTCTATAGAAGGTCGTCAAGCGCCTTACTTGTGTTTGGACTTCCAGGCAACGACTGTGCAACATCGATAGTCAGGGCCACAGGATCGTGTGCCTCTAAAGTGATATGCTTCCCAACATTATGCCTTCGGGAAAAAATTGTGGGGTGCGTTCAAATTTAAGAATAGGTATACACGGCAGATTCTCAGCAACAGTCACAACAGAGTGAGGGAGCGGAACTTATCACGTCAATAGAGCATCTAGAAAACAGGAGAGCACATAGTCACCGTCGCCAACAGGGGCTTTGAGGGCAACGTGTTGTACGTCGCGGTAGCTGGTCGCAGACGAACAAACTCGACAACACATAAACGCGGTGGCGACTTGGTGGAGATGCCAGGTACAGAAGGGAGTTACAACTGTAGAAAGCCAGATGAGCAGTCTATGAGTGCAGAATGCGTGCTCAGGAATTCATGGCTGAGGATGACGTCATGGGGACACTGGTGTAGAACGGCGAATAGAACTGAGGTCTGACGGCCAGCGAAGCTTACGTGCAGTCCCTACGCCAACGACGCGAGGTGTACTGCCGTCAGCAGCGCGAACAACAGGCGACGTACCGGGCCTGAAAAcgtgaaaagagaaagagaagcgcTCATGACAGATAGTTGCACATCAGTGTTTATGAACGCCGAAACAAGCACGCGGTCCACTTCTACGTGCGAAAGGTTTTGCCCGGTAGCCGGGGTCACCATAGTATTTCCGCATCGGTTGGGCAATGAATGGTGCATCATCTGCGGGAGCTGTACTGGTCAGTTCTCCGAATATGGATGGTAAGGGTATGGCGATTGTGAGCGACGGGGCAGCGGAGGGCGAGAACGCCGGCTCTGCGGGATTGGAGAGCGGTGGTAGCGTGGAGTTCGGGTAGGAACATCAGGGTGCGGTGGCTTATTGAGAGCACGAAATGAAGAGGACTGACTGTCTTCCAGGCGGTAAGTGTACGCGGGACGAGGTGACGACGGCCGGCGATAGCGATAACGGCAGAAAATATGGCCTATCCCATTGCAGTTGAAGCATAGTGGCCTGTCGTCACGCGCGCGCCACTGGTTTAGATCGCGGGATTCGCGATTTGTCGATTGTGGTCGGGGAGGTGGAACTAAACTTCTGACTGCAGGGGGACTTAAAGCACAGATGGTAGTAATGTCTGCGTTCGCCAGCTCTTCGCGTGCGACGGCTTGGATCAACCATACTGCCTGGTGGGACTCGTCGTAAGAACGGGCCTGAGAAACAGACAGAGACGTAGCCTCAATCTCACGCCACACAAGACGCAGCAATCTTTCGGTACCAGGCGGCTAGAACTTCTCACACGTTGAGGTAACGGCGGTGTTAAGGAGCCGCACGAATTTTTGCGTGACACGACGGCTCTTCGCTCCTTGAAAGCGTCCGCACCCTTTTATGATGTCGTTAACGGTCGAGCAGTCCTTACATACCAGTAAATGAAAGGCGTCATCGCCGATGCCTTTAAGTATATGACTGACTTTGTCAGCTTCAGGCATTTTGTTGTCGACCCGCCGACACAGAGCTCACATGTCTTGGATGTACACGAAATGTGGTTCAGTTGATGTTTGGACCCGGCACGAAAGTTCCTTCTTGGCTGCTCGCTCGCGCCCGACTGGCTTCCTTGTAGCTTTTGCTTGCAGGTGCCCCAACTAGTCAGTTCCTCCTCGTGTGTTTGGAACCAAAACACGGGCCGTTTCGTTGATGTTAGACATAACATTAGCCAGCATGATGGTTGGGTCCCACTGGTTGTTCTTGCTGGCTCGCTCATATTCGGTTAACTAGTCGCCGACGTCCGTGACGTCCGTGGCGTCAGTACCGAAGAAAGTACCAGGGTCTCGGAGTTGGGCGGGGACAACCAGTGTTGTGGTAGCTGAGGCTGAGCCAGTGAGCCTTTCAGTCGACATGGTCGTATAACCGACAAGgtgtccgctgcgaagttccgtggtgTCCTTCGGATATACCCCACGCCTCCACAAAAGAGGTCACGGGAAGATGTCAAAAAGGGTTAATATACGATGTTTACACATTGACAGTGAGTGGACCCACAACTACAAAGATGACGGGCCAGGGCACAGCTCGTCCTCTTTCTCGTCTGCTAtgcaacgtcttcttcgtccgcAGGATAGGCGGctcataacatatatatatatatatatatatatatatatatatatatatatatatatagagagagagagagagagagagagagagagagagagagagagagagccacacAGACCCATAGGACACAAGTTGCGCAAGCATTAGCCGTTCTCTGCTAGGAACGTTCTACCAAGCATGCTTCGAATTATATAGatgttgttggggtctcggtgctgacgcccgttattgccaatgggtcgcaagccccaagggtagcgttggcctggcggcctggggcactggaagcatccgaaggtcccggcaaagcaagagaagactggtaacagaacaacttgtttattctaacatagcaaaagagcgggcggtcaggtcgaccgaagtgagagacgggagagcacgtaactcgacagaagaaatcggagcctctctcctggcgtccgggggcagctgctcttatactctcggcgtcgcgggccagaaggaaggtcacgggatgagcccacgcgacggcggagcatgagcccacgcgacggcgcgcacggtcgagccgagagacatgttgagccgagtgtagtgacgcatcgccaacccgccgacggacagacctcctggcacctcacttggggagctccgctccccggctgccgcgcattgacaagcgtgggcacacacacacacacgcacacacgaagacacgtggcactgaaacacgcctggacacgcttggcggggaggcgttgcggcggcgtcgaacgggccaaaatgtccgccgctttgaacgaagccccggcgtccgttgcatccgcgccggcattaccgcgcgttgtaggcgaaacgtaacagaccgccccgccgggggaaggagatcccgatggtcaggggactgcatccgctgtccggagggatgtcgctcgatgatgctcataaccgaagtcgggcgtcctttggcgtttcttgagcgcagcgcacagagaaggcctcgttctcacgttcaggtgcacacaggacactgcaaagtgacttcgggagagttgacatttttgttctcgtttccggcaagcgttagaactacgccgaaagtcaaccgctcagtcagcaagcacggcacaaccctcactaagccctgccaggctctttcccctttttttactgctgcctagttccttacagtagtttagcagcactcagaacgcgtccacaaatcgaaaaaattgcactaaaaagcacatcatcactttgaaacactacacgaaagcaatag
Coding sequences within:
- the LOC140216140 gene encoding endochitinase-like isoform X2, giving the protein MFTKVAGRSEARTCQKRLARTSTMFNLFLCGFLLIHIVPTVRTDDDFIRNGGSPVVCYYHGWAADRFSPMNYRIRDIPGDLCTHVNLNYAGVDKDTLGVKDLIPAYQNNSHYKDFTAIKKKFLFVKTLISLGGWDHGSESFSYVAADRSRRCNFTRNLLKFLKDNDFDGVDIDWRFPASPDRNGKPEDKQNYVLFLKSLCRLRRKGLIVTATVPITPFYLDNGYDVRQLSKYVDWLNVIGFDLRGRWTGIADVHSPLYARSFETGDTRNLNVAQGLKRLVELGAPKKKLVLGIPFFGRSYVLADKEKHKVGDPIKDIPAAPGPFIGSTEILAYYEICTNIEDGIATREFDNEGKCPYIYYEDQWVGYEDEESVGIKVDFIIKEGYAGVMVFNNDMDDFNGVCGTTHPLLKVVYQKLSEAPESRRRRR
- the LOC140216140 gene encoding endochitinase-like isoform X3, translated to MFNLFLCGFLLIHIVPTVRTDDDFIRNGGSPVVCYYHGWAADRFSPMNYRIRDIPGDLCTHVNLNYAGVDKDTLGVKDLIPAYQNNSHYKDFTAIKKKFLFVKTLISLGGWDHGSESFSYVAADRSRRCNFTRNLLKFLKDNDFDGVDIDWRFPASPDRNGKPEDKQNYVLFLKSLCRLRRKGLIVTATVPITPFYLDNGYDVRQLSKYVDWLNVIGFDLRGRWTGIADVHSPLYARSFETGDTRNLNVAQGLKRLVELGAPKKKLVLGIPFFGRSYVLADKEKHKVGDPIKDIPAAPGPFIGSTEILAYYEICTNIEDGIATREFDNEGKCPYIYYEDQWVGYEDEESVGIKVDFIIKEGYAGVMVFNNDMDDFNGVCGTTHPLLKVVYQKLSEAPESRRRRR
- the LOC140216140 gene encoding endochitinase-like isoform X1 — encoded protein: MPTRVQHGILSLPEQRKTRRAPRSSSISRNLGERRRLLSLLPTAEDGGGKATARYIARFYRYRHVWLPGARQRQRGLTERTSTMFNLFLCGFLLIHIVPTVRTDDDFIRNGGSPVVCYYHGWAADRFSPMNYRIRDIPGDLCTHVNLNYAGVDKDTLGVKDLIPAYQNNSHYKDFTAIKKKFLFVKTLISLGGWDHGSESFSYVAADRSRRCNFTRNLLKFLKDNDFDGVDIDWRFPASPDRNGKPEDKQNYVLFLKSLCRLRRKGLIVTATVPITPFYLDNGYDVRQLSKYVDWLNVIGFDLRGRWTGIADVHSPLYARSFETGDTRNLNVAQGLKRLVELGAPKKKLVLGIPFFGRSYVLADKEKHKVGDPIKDIPAAPGPFIGSTEILAYYEICTNIEDGIATREFDNEGKCPYIYYEDQWVGYEDEESVGIKVDFIIKEGYAGVMVFNNDMDDFNGVCGTTHPLLKVVYQKLSEAPESRRRRR